One window of bacterium genomic DNA carries:
- a CDS encoding TonB-dependent receptor produces the protein MRNSSPTVLFIFLFLFGITCCSISFAEVTGKIAGTVKDIQSGEGLPGVNVLVEGTALGAVTNVEGFYSIINVPPGTVTLKFSCLGYQVRTMSGIRVSVGLTSKVDAKLSSKALEIDDVVVVAERPVIEVDRTNTAAYMASEEIAELPVTEVAELIQLQAGVTQDAEGQLHFRGGRSGEVAYLVDGVPVTNRFDGGSAIIIENEVIQELQVISGTFNAEYGQAQSGIVNIVSKMPDSHYSGRLSTYAGSHLSRKSDIFLGIEDPMNNMEYNIQGNLTGPVPLSKKLSFYAFARYNQDGGWLNGERRYKPEDSWKVRVFEQWYNLNFPERYFGQYLPYARYADSLGLFSGDRSFVSMNASEKLSVNAKLYYQMAQNVRVFYNFFADRGENIIYNNAYRYAPDGLPTEHKKAFNHTVNLTHTLKSNLFYELNLSYFGENRKTYLYESAADPRYQDQVPSLLGYRFGGTENDREYIDFQNYLAQWDMTWQIDKVNLTKFGFSIKKFNLDYQEITTTSIPNSHYLPTTKWTTFAEFYALSRPPQLLVPGRNTLLNNLYTHKPLEFAVYAQDKLELGELIANVGLRFDYFEPDGVVPLDPRAPYNAVTGGLQTEFVKASKKYQLSPRLGLAFPISDRGVIHVSYGHFLQIPQFRYLYYNSEFELSSGYKETIMGNADLEPERTVAYEIGLQQQLATNFGMELTVYSKDIRNLLGQEIFDTLDERVYFRYANRDYGNVKGITVSVEKKPSGFLSGRLDYTYQVARGNASDPNAVFQANQSTRPAELQKQVIPLNWDQTHTMNGTLRVGDTKNWTVSLIGRLGTGLPYTADTPQERQLETVFANNERKPMTYNVDLCAQKYFKLGARNLVFFARCFNLFDTANHLQVFPSTGFADRTFRYPEQERIDSLNGVYQLSEIDARPHWFSEPRKLQLGVSLEF, from the coding sequence ATGCGTAACAGTTCACCGACCGTTCTTTTCATTTTCCTATTTCTTTTTGGAATAACCTGCTGCTCTATCTCCTTTGCGGAGGTCACCGGCAAGATCGCCGGGACGGTCAAAGACATTCAGTCCGGGGAAGGGCTGCCCGGGGTCAATGTCCTGGTCGAGGGAACAGCCTTGGGCGCAGTCACCAATGTGGAGGGGTTCTATTCGATTATCAACGTCCCTCCGGGCACCGTCACTTTAAAGTTTTCCTGCTTGGGCTATCAGGTCCGCACCATGTCCGGCATCCGTGTTTCGGTTGGCTTGACCAGCAAGGTGGATGCCAAACTGTCGTCTAAGGCGCTGGAGATCGACGATGTGGTGGTGGTGGCGGAACGGCCTGTGATCGAGGTGGATCGCACCAATACCGCGGCGTATATGGCCTCTGAAGAGATCGCCGAGCTGCCGGTGACCGAGGTGGCTGAGCTGATCCAGCTCCAGGCCGGCGTGACTCAGGATGCTGAAGGCCAGTTGCATTTCCGCGGCGGCCGCAGCGGCGAAGTGGCTTACCTGGTAGACGGCGTTCCGGTGACCAACCGTTTTGACGGCGGCAGCGCCATCATAATCGAGAACGAGGTGATTCAGGAACTGCAGGTCATCAGCGGCACGTTCAACGCCGAATACGGGCAGGCGCAGTCCGGCATCGTCAACATCGTTTCCAAAATGCCGGATAGTCACTACTCCGGCCGTCTCTCCACCTATGCCGGTTCGCATCTGAGCCGGAAGTCCGATATCTTTCTCGGCATCGAAGATCCGATGAACAACATGGAATACAATATCCAGGGCAATCTGACCGGGCCGGTTCCACTTTCGAAAAAGCTCTCTTTCTATGCCTTCGCCCGCTATAATCAGGACGGCGGCTGGCTGAACGGCGAGCGGCGGTATAAGCCGGAGGACAGCTGGAAAGTCCGCGTGTTCGAGCAATGGTACAATTTGAATTTTCCCGAACGTTACTTCGGCCAGTATCTGCCCTATGCCCGCTACGCCGACTCCTTGGGCTTGTTCAGCGGCGACCGTTCGTTTGTATCCATGAACGCATCGGAAAAACTTTCCGTCAACGCCAAGCTCTACTATCAGATGGCGCAAAACGTCCGAGTGTTTTATAACTTTTTTGCCGACAGGGGGGAAAATATTATCTATAACAATGCGTATCGCTACGCCCCCGACGGCCTGCCCACTGAACATAAAAAGGCCTTCAATCACACGGTCAATCTGACCCATACGCTCAAATCGAATCTGTTCTATGAACTCAACCTTTCCTATTTCGGTGAGAATCGCAAAACGTATCTCTACGAGTCCGCTGCGGATCCCCGCTATCAAGATCAGGTGCCCTCGCTTTTGGGCTACCGGTTCGGCGGCACGGAGAATGACCGTGAATATATTGATTTTCAGAATTATCTCGCTCAATGGGACATGACCTGGCAGATCGATAAAGTCAACCTGACCAAATTCGGGTTTTCGATCAAGAAATTCAACCTGGACTACCAGGAGATTACCACGACCTCCATCCCAAACAGCCATTATCTGCCAACGACCAAATGGACGACCTTTGCCGAATTCTATGCGCTCTCCCGGCCGCCGCAACTGCTGGTTCCCGGGAGAAACACGCTGCTCAACAATCTGTACACGCACAAACCGCTCGAGTTTGCGGTCTATGCCCAGGACAAACTGGAACTGGGCGAACTGATCGCCAACGTCGGTCTGCGCTTTGATTATTTCGAGCCCGACGGCGTCGTGCCGTTGGATCCACGGGCGCCTTACAACGCGGTGACCGGCGGACTGCAGACCGAATTTGTCAAAGCTTCGAAAAAGTATCAGCTGAGCCCTCGATTGGGTCTTGCGTTCCCCATCTCCGATCGCGGCGTGATTCACGTTTCCTACGGCCATTTTCTGCAAATCCCGCAATTCCGTTATCTGTATTACAACTCAGAATTTGAGCTCTCCTCCGGATACAAGGAGACGATCATGGGCAACGCGGATCTGGAACCGGAGAGAACCGTGGCCTATGAGATCGGCCTTCAGCAGCAGCTGGCGACAAATTTCGGCATGGAATTGACAGTCTATTCCAAGGACATCCGCAATCTGCTCGGCCAAGAGATTTTTGACACGCTGGATGAGCGGGTCTATTTCCGTTACGCGAATCGTGATTATGGCAACGTCAAAGGCATCACCGTCTCGGTGGAAAAAAAGCCGTCGGGATTTCTCTCCGGCCGGCTGGACTATACCTATCAGGTGGCCCGCGGCAACGCTTCGGATCCAAACGCCGTCTTTCAGGCGAACCAGAGCACCCGGCCGGCGGAGCTGCAAAAACAGGTCATCCCCTTGAACTGGGACCAGACGCATACGATGAACGGCACCCTTCGAGTGGGGGATACGAAAAATTGGACCGTCAGCCTGATCGGCCGACTGGGAACCGGTTTGCCGTACACCGCGGATACGCCGCAGGAACGTCAGCTGGAGACCGTGTTCGCGAACAACGAGCGCAAGCCCATGACCTATAACGTCGACCTGTGCGCGCAAAAGTATTTCAAGCTGGGAGCGCGGAATCTGGTCTTCTTCGCCAGATGCTTCAATCTCTTCGACACGGCGAACCACCTGCAGGTTTTCCCCAGCACCGGATTTGCGGATCGAACCTTCCGCTATCCTGAACAGGAACGCATCGACTCTTTGAACGGCGTCTACCAATTGAGCGAAATCGATGCCAGACCGCATTGGTTTTCTGAACCGCGCAAACTGCAATTGGGCGTATCGCTGGAATTTTAA